The nucleotide window TTTCAGTTGTCTCCATTGGTAGATAAGGCCTCACTGACTCCCTTTGATCAGCTGTGTCAGTGACCTTTGGTTTTAGTGAAGAGTAGTCATTCAAAACCTCACATATTTCCTCTTTTGTATCATTCTCTGCCCTCTCTTTTGGAGGTCTACAGTGAATGGTATCACTCATGCCTAAGAGAGACTCTTTCTGCAGACTGTTTTTCAAAGGATGTTGGAGTTGAGCTGTAGGCGGTTCCTTCGTCTCAATCAAGCAGCCCACTGTTCCCTCACAGAGTTTAATATCTTCAACTTCCGCCATGATGGTGTCATGTTGATCTTGCTGAACAGACAGTAACAACTCCCCTCCTGCATGAGCTCCACATCGGCTCATCTTCACCATCACAGAGTCCTCTATAGTGTTTTCAAGTGAGTTTGCATCCTCTGCGTTAACAGCAGTGCCAGACTTTTCATTTACAACtccagctgagaagatttgatCTTGGATCTTCTCATATTGGACGCTTCCCTTATCCTGATAATCCATCTTGATCTTTGAGGATGTGTGAGTCTCTTCCTTAGtattcttttcctctctcttgaTTTGATTGAACAGCTTATGTGCTCCAGCTCTTTCCTCAATCTTTGCACTACTCTCTTGGTTCTTGTCtgtctcctgtggaaccagtgGAGCGgtcctgcctcctcctcctcctccctccttttctGCAGCCCCTCCCTGTCTCACCTCCTTTGCAACGAAAGGGCTCACCCACAAATTTATGTTCTTCTCACTAGAAGGTGATGTTGGCTCTTGGCTGGGGCTCCCGTCCAAATCCTGAGTGTCTGGTTTTCCTGAATTTCCTCTGGTGTTACCAGCCTCCTCCTCACATGAGCTTCCTCCCTCCATGACATCACATGTATGACTGCATGCTCCTCCAGAGTCAGGGCTTGGCCTCATCTCCTTCAAACCTTCACCAATGGCCTGTTCTCCCTCTCCTAGTTTATCCTGGTTCTGTCCCATACTGGTCTATGGAGAAAGACAATGGTTTTAaactcacaacaacacaccaatCCTTCCAAATTATGCCACCTGTTACAAGAATGCCAGCCCGGAAGAAGTTTATTTTGCCTGCAGACCCCATATTTCCTGTTTGAATAATACACTAAAATCAGCTGAAACAGAAGAGTTAGTTTTGGGAAGAGACCAAACAACTCAAATTGGTGAATTGGAGTATCTTATGACTTGCTATGACTTTCTATGGTATAGAATACCCTCTGTTGGTTATCCATGCACTTGCAAAGTCCACAGCTGCTCAACCTTTGATCAAATTACAGTCACAAGATACAGCAATCTTACTTTTACATTTGAATAATTGTTGGGAATGATAAGTAATTTAGCAGTGTCTGTATTTCAGAGATAACGCCTTATCCTCAGAATAACAGTGTTTGACATGTAAAATCTGTGATCAATCTTTTGGGATAATCAGTATCACAGCAGTTTGTGACAACAGGAACAGGCTTGTTGTGTCACACTTTTTGTTATCAGAATGTTTTGTCTGATTTGGTTTCAATTAACTGATAAGGCGCCTGTCAGTCCAGTCTTTGTGTGATCCCACATATATTACATGTATGAGGAAGACATGATATTAGCAGTTCAAAAACTCTGTTGACATAAATATTTCATTCACAGatttaaaagtgtaaattatATAGAGCCCTGTGTCAATCTAACTTTGGATATGTTAGGTATTTAATCAGGCTTGTCACAAGAACTGTTGATTGCTGTTATTGTTATCTCGCATTAGTAGCAGTAGGAGGAGGTGGAATGAAAGCAGCAGTTAACAAGAAAGCAGAACATATTAGGCAAAACCTGAATCACCATGGTGCAGCAACCAACTTTTCCATGAGACTGTCTCATTGTTTAATACGTTTTTGTCCACTAAACTGCAGCAGTAGGCAAAGAAAATGGAGAGGAACAATGGACAATGATCTGGACCATGAGTCTGTTTCCTGTCTACAGCCTCATGCCCTGTCTGTGTGACAACATATGACTGCTTTTGTCTCATCATCCGACAAGGCTGCACACTGGCCAGACACTTGGCTAAGAGAGCTAACGCTATCACCCTACAATGGTGACACAGCTGTGAGAGAAGATacaaagtttgtttttcatgtagagagagagagagagagagagagagaaatacatgaacagaaataaatgaaatataacacctagaatacaaaaatataaagtgtgaGGGCATCAATCAAATAAGTTACAAGTTACAGCACTATCTATCATCATGTGGACATGTTAAATCCATTGTGGAGATCAGTGAAAATGAATTGATCATCTTCCACCTACTCTAGCAGTCAGTGTGGGGAACCTCTTCCCTTAAGGCGGTTGTTATCCCTGTTAACAACTGCTGTGTTATCCTGTCTCATCCTCCCTGAATGCCTAAAGCTGATCACTTGATTACCATGCGCTCTACTGTTTCAACATACTCAGACATACAGGAATTCAAAAACCAATGAACCAAGAACTTCTTGCAAGTTTCAGCATCTGGAAAAAAGACCTTATGATTTCCCCCCCACCAACACCAAAGCGGGGCATAGGCCTGGCTCAGCTCCTGACAGCTACCTATTCTTACACTATAGATTCATACAATATTGATCTCTTATCATATTTTGCAGCTGACACTTACCAGCAAGACGCCGTAGCCAAGTTGTCTCTCTCAAGACCGACAGAGTGCTCTTTGTTGGTTGTTTGGTGATGTTCAGTCCTCTCTCAAATGCACAAGCAATAGGAGCCTTATATTGCATCCATGTGATGTCACAGCACATTTGACTAATATAATCAGGACACTCACAGTTGTAGGTTTACTTTTTGCTGCCTTGCGAAACCTTAGAGAAGTAATCTTTAATTTCAGGTATATGGAGAATGTGTTTCAAGTGTGATCCTGAGCTGAGATTTTAGATGCAAAACCTTTTCACCTTGTATCCAAGTGGAAGAGCGGGTAATAAAACAAGATGATATGATCAATGGAGATTCTGACACAAAGACTGAATATGAGGAATGCCTTATTTTTTCTGTGTCCCTTACCTAACGGTATCTGCATGCTGGTGTCATGGTCTGGATAAAACATTCTGCTTCAGTCCAGAAACCTAGTTAAGATAAATAGATGGTAAATGGCTGCTTGTGTCTGGGATAAATGGTGAATAAATGTGGCCAATCTGGGTACATCCAGGAGTGAGGGAAATTATCTGAAAAAAAGCTCAGACCTTATTCCTTTGTTTCTCTTGGTCTCTATAGTAACATCCACAACAGGATACGTCCtcagataataaaacaaaagtggaGGTACGTCAGCCAAGAATTTACCagcagaaaaaggggaagaggggcCGGCCCACACCCAGAGACTGTGGACGGGAGCCTGCAGGCCTTGTGATCTTGTGTTTGAGAAGTGTTACAGGTCGCTCTCAAATCCGTCTAGACAAAAAGCAATCTGTCTCTAATTTAAGATCATTACTAATTCAAAACAGACTCCACATGCTTCTTGGCGCCTTATTTAGTCCCTctgtcatttaaatgttaaatagaAGTTTACAGTAGCCAGACacattcattttccattttacaTTACTGGACATACCAGTCTCAGGTTtcttgtacagtacatacacacacaaaaaacagaagcTGAAGTGCTTTATAGAAGTGTCCATTCATACACAAAATAACATCTTTCTCACCTCAATGCCCCACCACATTCTAGACTGTACACAGGGCTTACCATTCATTATATAGACACGCACAGCTATATAGGACAGGAGGGACAAGAGCGTGTAACTTAAGTAAATCACTGATGTCATGCAAACAGTGACGAGAAGCCAAATGTTATATAACCTGGCTGTCAGAAAATGACTCTCCTGCCAAAGCATACAGATGGGGGCACAATGATGTAAtgtcaggacacacacacacacaccattaaaGTTGAGTTGCTGCACAGATATTTAGTTATGCTTTCCATTCAGGAAGGTCTTAAATACAGCATCCATAACACTCAGGGTGATACAATATGTAATCTgacttctgttttgtttgtctttcaaacatttcaaaaaaccAATACTATTTGTTTTGAATGAATTGCGttcacaagacaaaaaaacagatccaTGGTAtattatgaaaaagaaatgtttatttccataattaccacatacagtacattattttgACCAACATAAAAAGTGCAATATGCATTCAAACTAcagcaatgtacagtacaaaagttactgcatacataaatataaaaagaaaatggttacAAAACTGTGTAACCTATTGTGATCGAGTCAGTGTGACAAAAGCTTACAAACTCACTGATGATTTAAGCATAAAAAGCTTAACAGCTATGAGCCCGATGACTTCACTGAGTCTCTTTATGTTTTTCCAAAAGGTGCAAAAAGATGTGACAGCATTTAAATATGCACATGGCTGATTGACAATTATGGTTCACATATTTTTTACAGCTTCAATGGTGTTTCCAAATTGTCGAGACAGCCACAAAACTTTGGTCTCTCACATTTCAAAAAGAACAAATGAGTTGAAAATGTTGGCAACCCTCAAGGATGAGCTGATTTAAGGTAAAGAAGGTTTTGGATTTTATAGTGTTTTGTGTTCCTATCTGGTCAAAACTGTTCAGATTATTTGAGTCTCTCGTATGATTTGGCTGCCATAAATCCTCAATTCATGTCACACTAGGCGTTTGTATTAGGATGTCAAGCCGTGCAGCGTGACTCCTCACTCTGCTCTCCCAAGAACATTGTAGGGAATGATGAGGTCAATAACATTACTCTGATGTTATTTTGGAAGATAGCTTGCTTGTGTaccagtaatttactcatttaaaaaaacagtgcaaaGGAACAACAAACTCAGAaatgtttctgttctgtttgttGAAAACAGTGAGCATGCCTCTTGCAAAACAAAGACATAACCTTCTCTCTTCACTTTAATcccattcactcactcacagacTCGCATGTAGTCACGCATTAATGCATTAACATACACCTCAAAACTGATTTCATCACTTTAATTCGACATCAGCAAATTAACTGATATAAACTCTAGCCCGGTGTTTGTCTGAGAAAGAGCTCCATGAATGCAACATGAGGTAACCATTTACAACCCTCGAGCATCTAAAACATAAACTGTGCGGTAAACAACTCTACATTTATTAACACTTTGCTCCATTGAGGGAAGTTCATCAATGTAGGCTACCACTTTGTACCAGACAGgtaaaaataatttaagtgCCAATGGATACCATAATTTGGTACATATCAGGTACTAACAGCTGTGAAGTTAAAGGTTATGGAGCGCCTTGTACTGTCTCATCCAGCAGTCCAACACACAGCTCTGTGCCTCTGGTCTTGTACGTAAGGCACTTGTTTGTCCATGAGTCAAGTTAGAGGTGCACTGATGGCTTTACACACATGTCAGATACAGCAATATGACTTTCATCACTGTGAACAGCAGATCGAGAAACAATGTGGCAAAGGAGAGTGTAACACTCCTTATAACAATAGTtggcattgtgtttttgttttcattagttTCCTTTGACTCAATTCTCCAGCCCCAGATGAGGGGATAGTGGAGTGTATATAACCTCCACTTGATATGTCAGCTTCTGGGCTCATCTGGTAATGCTCGCTCTGGAGTGTGCAGGTCCTTGCAGGGCCGAGGCAGAGCAGAAGTGGTGGGGGAGTCCCATTCCAGTCCGGGGTCTGGCTCTGGGGATAGCGAGAGGAGCAGTAGTGTTCCTGCATCTGAGGAGCAGGCTGAACACAGGTCCTCTGAGGAAAAGTTGAGGCTGCCCAACTTGGCCAGCGAGTTGGACCGCTTCAGCCTCGAGGAAACTGTTAGGCCTGCCAGACGCATGCGGGTCTCGATCTCCTGTGCCCTCTGACGCACGAGGCCAGGTTTTCCCCTCACGCTGCGCAGACTGTCACTGCTGGAGCTGCGTGTCAGGGTGGAGCCATGAGGCGAGGAAGTGGGTGTGAGCAACCCAGACCCCACTACCCCCAACAAGGCTTCATTGCTCAGTGGCACCACCAGTGGCTCTAACCGCACTTGGCATGGTGTAGAAGATTTAGGGAAGCCAGAcaactcttcctcctccttagTGTGAAAAGGGCTGTTTTTGGACCTTTGGCATGTGTGCAAAGGTAAGCTCTCCTGGGATAAACCTGAAAGTCTCTCTAGTCTCTCTGCACGTCGGCGGACCAGCCCAGACCTCTGCAGCTGCAACAGGGTCTCCTGCTGTTGGCCAATGTAGCAAGCCATGGCGAGGTTCTCTTCCTCAGAATCCATTTTCATCAGCTCAGGGAGAGCCTCTGAGGCAGCTTCAGATTTACTTTTCGGACTCTCATTCTTTACTTTCAATAAGTCACCATCGTCCTTCGGCTCCAGTAAGTACAGTGAGTTTCCTGACTGCTTCTCTCTGTTGAGTAGAGCTGTGGGTGGGGAGGCAGCACAGTTGGCACAGTCACACAGAGGGCCACAGGGGCGCAGCAGTCCCACTGAAGATGTGAGGCCTTCAGAAGAGGTATTGGATAGCGGGAATGAAGCACTTATAAGTTCAGGAGAACTGGGTTTAAGGCAAAGCTTAGAAACCAGGGGTGGATAGTCTTCTTTCAGCTTGGACTTAGAATCCCTCCAGGACAATGCAGAAGCttgaggggggagagaggacgCTTTTTCCTAAATaaagacaggaaagaaaaaatgttGGAGGGTTTTGGTAATTTTTTCAAGCATTTAATTCTAAAATGTAGTTTAATCATACAACTCAAACTTACATTGAGGACACGTGGAGTGCTCATATGGTTGTTATTGTTGGAGTTTTCATTTAGGGTTGCCAGGTCCATCCCATTACCCTCTGTATCCCCTTCTACCTCCACATCTTGCGTTTCCTCCCTACCGCCACTATCCCCACCTCCTCCATCATCTGGTTGCATGAGCACCTCCATCTCTGCCTCTTCCTTTCgcacctcctcctcatcctcctcctccactgtgCTGAACTCCAGCCTCAGACGCAGCTCCTCCAGAGGCTCAGGGCGCTGAGAACATGTCTGGGCAGCAGTCCCCTCTGCTGTAGGCCCAAAGCTGGGGAGTGGCAGGCCTTCACGCCCATCAAAGGCCTCATCATCCAGCAGAGCGTCCCGCTCCACATCCTCGATTTCTATAAAGACTTTTTCCATCCCGAGAAGAGGTGGGCCGCGCACAGGTGTTGACGGTTCGCTGTCCAGCGCTGAGTCCGAGAGCCGGCGGAAATAGTAGTTGTTGTAGGCAGGGTCAATCTCCAGTGCAACAGTCCTGCGTAGGGCGGGAAATGCAGCCCCCTTATCAGACAGCGCCTCCTCGCAGCAGGGAGACATCCCCGGCTCTGGAGTCAGGTGGCCTCCCTCCTCCACTCCACAACACTGAGACATCCCCTGCTGCCCCTCTGCCATCTCACAGTCTGCATCTGGATGCCAGAGCTTGTTGTGACGCTGTTTACTggatatatatacaaatacaaaatacaaaagtaaaaaaaacaggtcCACTGCAAAAAgactgcacacgcacacgcacacaatagGGGCTGTACCTAGCATCCAAGATGCCCTCGTATTCGGCCAGCTGCCTCATGAAGCCAGTGTTGGGTCGTGTGATGCTCCTCTTTTGCTTGACAAAGTTGTAAGCCTTCTCTAGGGACCAGCCAAACTCTTTCATGGCATAAGCGATGACGGTGGAGGCAGACCGACTCACGCCCATCTTGCAGTGAACTAGACACTTGGAGCCGTTCTTTCTATGTGAGtgagattttttaaaataatcataaaacaaAGTTTGACAAAATCAATCTTCACTACACACATCCACTAAACAGCTTTTTTCTACAGATTCCAATCACATCTCATGATCGTCCTCAGTGGATTTAGCTAGTTCAGTTGTCATTACTGTAAGATAACTCCGTTGTTATCAAGTACCTAAGTAAGGAGCTTTGGCCACATGGTAATGATTACAATACATGGAGACTGGGGGGCCTCTTGTTGACAGctctaacaaaaaaaagtttgtaagCAGATCTTAAGTtaagtttttttgtcaaactactgCTTCCAAGGTCTAAAACAAAGTTTCATgctcaataaaaaagaaaaagtcaaaacatgCCCACAAGATAGTAGCTTGATAATAtatttgaataaataaagttaCAGGATATTACAAAAGACTTTACAGGTCTTTATAAACTGACACATACATGAGCAACATGTTTTCTGTTCCACTCAGGACTCACTTTGCCTTAACAATGAAGTTGTACGTCTCATTCCAGTGAGCCAGCAGGTCAGTGGCGTCTTCATCATAGACGCGTATGTTGTGATAACAAAATGTGCCTGGAAAGAAGTTGTCTATCTCCCTGGTAACGTTGAGGATGTAGCCCACCCTGGGGAGGAAAGATAGTGTTAAGTCATCAACAACATTCTTTCTTGCTCAAATCactaagaaaatatttttttttttgtgagattATCTTAGCTCCttcataatataaataaatcaccCTGACTCTTGCAGCTCCTCCAAATTAGATGCATTCCATTCAGATCCCTGCAAAAAATGAAGGGAAGCATTGTTTAGATTGAGTAAATTTTCAAATCTTTGTTTATTTCTCCATAAACAATAATTTCACATAGAAACAGTCTTCCTTTGGGATGGAATGGGAATGgaatcttttttctttctcagttATTCACAGGAAAGTACCAATATTGTGGTAAATGTACGAGATGGTATCGGTTGTCCCACCAGGTAGACGTGATCAAAGATGAGTGTGGGTTTGTCCATCTGGCCCAGGATCAGCAGCATCTCGTTGTCGATGAACTCTTTGTACTCCTTCAGGTTACAGTTCATGTGTTGTTCCAACTCTGTACGGATCTGACAAGAGAATTATAAAGTATATGATGATTTATGTATGAAGTTGTTTTTTATGGAAGTTTACTTTAAATAGAATTCCCTGAAAACTCTACAAATGTTATGTAACTGTCAAAAGATGAAATATTAAGGAAGACTGAAACACAACAGTGCCAGAGTTTAGGTGGG belongs to Etheostoma spectabile isolate EspeVRDwgs_2016 chromosome 5, UIUC_Espe_1.0, whole genome shotgun sequence and includes:
- the ssh1a gene encoding protein phosphatase Slingshot homolog 1 isoform X1; this translates as MALVTLQRSPTPSAASTASTATTTAGEDFGSEDERRINQSLSESFFMVKGAALFLQQGSSQQSQKAHPHHKHAGDLPQHLQVMINILRSEDRIKLAVRLESAWSDRVRYMVVVYTSGRQDTEENILLGIDFTSKDCKSCSIGMTLPLWSDTKIHLDGDGGFTVNTATRTHVFKPVSVQAMWSALQVLHKACEVSRRHNYFPGGMALTWMGYYESCIASEQSCINEWNTMKDLETTRMDSPTMFVDKPSERERTGCLIKAKLRSIMTCRDLENVTSKQIRTELEQHMNCNLKEYKEFIDNEMLLILGQMDKPTLIFDHVYLGSEWNASNLEELQESGVGYILNVTREIDNFFPGTFCYHNIRVYDEDATDLLAHWNETYNFIVKAKKNGSKCLVHCKMGVSRSASTVIAYAMKEFGWSLEKAYNFVKQKRSITRPNTGFMRQLAEYEGILDASKQRHNKLWHPDADCEMAEGQQGMSQCCGVEEGGHLTPEPGMSPCCEEALSDKGAAFPALRRTVALEIDPAYNNYYFRRLSDSALDSEPSTPVRGPPLLGMEKVFIEIEDVERDALLDDEAFDGREGLPLPSFGPTAEGTAAQTCSQRPEPLEELRLRLEFSTVEEEDEEEVRKEEAEMEVLMQPDDGGGGDSGGREETQDVEVEGDTEGNGMDLATLNENSNNNNHMSTPRVLNEKASSLPPQASALSWRDSKSKLKEDYPPLVSKLCLKPSSPELISASFPLSNTSSEGLTSSVGLLRPCGPLCDCANCAASPPTALLNREKQSGNSLYLLEPKDDGDLLKVKNESPKSKSEAASEALPELMKMDSEEENLAMACYIGQQQETLLQLQRSGLVRRRAERLERLSGLSQESLPLHTCQRSKNSPFHTKEEEELSGFPKSSTPCQVRLEPLVVPLSNEALLGVVGSGLLTPTSSPHGSTLTRSSSSDSLRSVRGKPGLVRQRAQEIETRMRLAGLTVSSRLKRSNSLAKLGSLNFSSEDLCSACSSDAGTLLLLSLSPEPDPGLEWDSPTTSALPRPCKDLHTPERALPDEPRS
- the ssh1a gene encoding protein phosphatase Slingshot homolog 1 isoform X2; this encodes MHLVVEPIQEAVLKMLPYFVENAVLTQSEINRILSESFFMVKGAALFLQQGSSQQSQKAHPHHKHAGDLPQHLQVMINILRSEDRIKLAVRLESAWSDRVRYMVVVYTSGRQDTEENILLGIDFTSKDCKSCSIGMTLPLWSDTKIHLDGDGGFTVNTATRTHVFKPVSVQAMWSALQVLHKACEVSRRHNYFPGGMALTWMGYYESCIASEQSCINEWNTMKDLETTRMDSPTMFVDKPSERERTGCLIKAKLRSIMTCRDLENVTSKQIRTELEQHMNCNLKEYKEFIDNEMLLILGQMDKPTLIFDHVYLGSEWNASNLEELQESGVGYILNVTREIDNFFPGTFCYHNIRVYDEDATDLLAHWNETYNFIVKAKKNGSKCLVHCKMGVSRSASTVIAYAMKEFGWSLEKAYNFVKQKRSITRPNTGFMRQLAEYEGILDASKQRHNKLWHPDADCEMAEGQQGMSQCCGVEEGGHLTPEPGMSPCCEEALSDKGAAFPALRRTVALEIDPAYNNYYFRRLSDSALDSEPSTPVRGPPLLGMEKVFIEIEDVERDALLDDEAFDGREGLPLPSFGPTAEGTAAQTCSQRPEPLEELRLRLEFSTVEEEDEEEVRKEEAEMEVLMQPDDGGGGDSGGREETQDVEVEGDTEGNGMDLATLNENSNNNNHMSTPRVLNEKASSLPPQASALSWRDSKSKLKEDYPPLVSKLCLKPSSPELISASFPLSNTSSEGLTSSVGLLRPCGPLCDCANCAASPPTALLNREKQSGNSLYLLEPKDDGDLLKVKNESPKSKSEAASEALPELMKMDSEEENLAMACYIGQQQETLLQLQRSGLVRRRAERLERLSGLSQESLPLHTCQRSKNSPFHTKEEEELSGFPKSSTPCQVRLEPLVVPLSNEALLGVVGSGLLTPTSSPHGSTLTRSSSSDSLRSVRGKPGLVRQRAQEIETRMRLAGLTVSSRLKRSNSLAKLGSLNFSSEDLCSACSSDAGTLLLLSLSPEPDPGLEWDSPTTSALPRPCKDLHTPERALPDEPRS